The Cloacibacillus sp. genome includes a window with the following:
- a CDS encoding HNH endonuclease, which yields MARRDFYTSAAWQRCRDGYIKSVHGLCERCGKPGYIVHHKEHITDSNEDNPEITLNWANLEYLCLDCHNREHFAASPVRNDVTFDASGQLVPR from the coding sequence GTGATTTCTACACATCGGCGGCGTGGCAGCGCTGCCGGGACGGCTACATCAAGTCGGTGCATGGATTGTGCGAGCGCTGCGGCAAGCCAGGCTATATCGTCCACCACAAGGAGCACATCACAGACAGCAACGAGGACAACCCGGAGATCACGCTCAATTGGGCGAATCTTGAGTACCTCTGTCTTGATTGCCACAATAGAGAACATTTCGCCGCATCGCCAGTGCGTAACGACGTGACGTTCGACGCCTCGGGGCAGCTGGTACCGCGATAG